The Herbaspirillum sp. RTI4 genome has a segment encoding these proteins:
- a CDS encoding DUF1415 domain-containing protein: MNTQSPEYVIALTTAWLEQIVIGLNLCPFAKSVHSKGQIRYVVSKATTSEKLEEELKTELETLNVASSEIIETVLLIHPYVLINFLDYNDFLSIADGLVSQCGLEGILQIASFHPDYQFSNTSSTDIENNTNRSPFPMLHLLREESIERAVRSIPDAADIFEVNITTLQKLGIEKLEQIQKNLLRNI; encoded by the coding sequence ATGAATACACAGTCCCCTGAATATGTCATCGCCCTCACTACCGCCTGGCTGGAGCAGATCGTCATCGGTTTGAATCTTTGCCCTTTCGCCAAATCGGTGCATTCAAAAGGGCAGATTCGTTATGTTGTGAGTAAGGCCACAACATCTGAAAAACTAGAAGAAGAGTTGAAGACTGAGTTAGAAACATTAAATGTTGCTTCTTCAGAAATAATCGAGACTGTTTTACTCATACACCCTTATGTATTAATTAATTTTCTCGATTACAACGATTTTCTTTCTATTGCAGATGGATTAGTTTCGCAATGCGGTTTAGAAGGCATTCTTCAAATCGCCAGCTTTCATCCTGATTATCAATTTTCCAATACCTCCAGTACCGATATTGAAAACAATACGAATCGTTCCCCGTTTCCTATGCTGCATTTACTAAGAGAAGAGAGCATAGAGAGGGCAGTCAGGTCGATTCCCGATGCCGCTGATATTTTTGAAGTAAATATAACAACACTTCAAAAGTTGGGAATTGAGAAATTGGAACAAATACAAAAAAACCTGTTACGCAATATTTAA
- the cysM gene encoding cysteine synthase CysM: protein MPYLTIEDTIGNTPLIQLRKLGGEEAVRRNNVILGKLEGNNPAGSVKDRPALSMIRKAEERGDIKPGDTLIEATSGNTGIALAMVASMRGYKMILLMPENLSEERRQSMAAYGAKIVLTPKSGGMEYARDLAEQMQREGQGIILDQFSNSDNSLAHYETTGPELWRDTEGRITHFVSAMGTTGTIMGVSRYLKEQNQAIQIIGAQPEEGSQIPGIRKWPEAYLPKIYDKSRVDQIEYVSQASAEHLARRLAIEEGIFCGISAAGACEVALRIAQQVENATIAFIVCDRGDRYLSTGVFPA from the coding sequence ATGCCCTATCTGACCATTGAAGACACCATCGGCAATACTCCCCTCATCCAATTGCGCAAACTTGGCGGGGAAGAGGCGGTGCGCCGCAACAATGTCATCCTCGGCAAGCTGGAAGGCAACAATCCGGCCGGCTCGGTCAAGGACAGACCCGCGCTGTCGATGATACGCAAGGCCGAAGAGCGCGGCGATATCAAGCCGGGCGACACGCTGATCGAAGCTACCAGCGGCAATACCGGCATTGCGCTGGCGATGGTGGCCTCCATGCGCGGCTACAAGATGATTCTGCTGATGCCGGAAAATCTGAGCGAAGAGCGGCGACAAAGCATGGCAGCGTATGGTGCCAAAATCGTATTGACGCCGAAAAGCGGCGGCATGGAATATGCCCGCGACCTGGCCGAACAAATGCAAAGGGAAGGGCAGGGCATAATCCTGGATCAGTTTAGTAATTCCGATAATTCGCTGGCGCACTATGAAACCACCGGGCCGGAGTTATGGCGCGACACCGAAGGACGCATTACCCATTTCGTCAGCGCAATGGGGACTACCGGCACGATCATGGGCGTATCGCGCTATTTGAAAGAGCAAAATCAGGCGATTCAGATTATTGGCGCGCAGCCCGAAGAGGGATCGCAGATTCCCGGTATCCGTAAATGGCCGGAAGCCTATCTGCCGAAGATTTACGATAAATCACGCGTCGATCAGATCGAATATGTCAGCCAGGCCAGCGCAGAGCATCTGGCGCGCCGGCTAGCGATAGAAGAGGGCATTTTCTGTGGCATTTCTGCCGCAGGCGCTTGTGAAGTTGCGCTGCGCATTGCGCAGCAAGTGGAAAATGCCACGATCGCATTTATCGTTTGTGATCGTGGCGATCGTTACTTATCGACGGGTGTGTTTCCGGCCTGA
- a CDS encoding ComEA family DNA-binding protein yields MLKKLSFILATVIASTGIAFASADVNKADQAALDSIKGIGPATSKRILDERKKGGNFKDWTDLETRVKGIGEKNAAKMSQAGLTVNGQAKSGAKPAAAATTAAKPVAPAKPASR; encoded by the coding sequence ATGTTGAAAAAACTTTCGTTCATCCTGGCGACAGTGATCGCCTCCACCGGCATCGCTTTTGCCAGTGCCGATGTCAACAAAGCCGATCAGGCTGCGCTCGACAGCATCAAGGGAATCGGCCCGGCAACGTCCAAGCGGATTCTTGATGAGCGGAAAAAAGGTGGCAACTTCAAGGATTGGACGGATCTCGAAACGCGGGTGAAAGGCATAGGCGAAAAAAATGCCGCCAAGATGTCCCAGGCCGGATTAACCGTCAACGGACAGGCAAAGAGCGGTGCAAAACCTGCCGCGGCAGCAACTACAGCGGCCAAGCCGGTAGCGCCCGCCAAACCGGCTAGTCGATAA
- the rfaE1 gene encoding D-glycero-beta-D-manno-heptose-7-phosphate kinase, with protein sequence MIDAKFSAALTTTRMLVVGDVMLDRYWFGEVTRISPEAPVPIVRIRKREERLGGAANVARNAAALGVHTALLGVVGQDEAGDAVERMLSEAGIHSFLNRDQAISTIIKLRVIGQQQQLVRVDFEEVPTDAVLRDKLTQFNALVADFDVIVLSDYAKGGLVNVAEMIAKAKALGKRVLVDPKGDDFTRYAGASLLTPNRSELIRVIGPWHNEEELTTKAQNLRQSLHMEALLLTRSEEGMTLYLDQQVVNIPAMAREVFDVSGAGDTVIATMAAMLGAGMPLIDAVTVANRAGGIVVGKLGTATVTREELGI encoded by the coding sequence ATGATCGATGCGAAATTTTCTGCCGCGCTGACCACCACGCGCATGCTGGTGGTGGGCGATGTGATGCTGGACCGCTACTGGTTCGGTGAAGTCACCCGCATTTCTCCGGAAGCCCCGGTACCCATTGTGCGCATCAGGAAGCGCGAAGAGCGTCTTGGCGGCGCAGCCAACGTCGCGCGCAATGCGGCCGCCTTGGGGGTGCATACGGCCCTGCTGGGGGTTGTTGGGCAGGATGAAGCGGGCGACGCCGTAGAGCGCATGCTGAGCGAGGCTGGCATCCATAGTTTCCTGAACCGCGACCAAGCCATCTCGACCATTATCAAATTGCGGGTCATTGGCCAGCAGCAACAACTGGTGCGCGTGGATTTCGAAGAAGTCCCTACCGATGCCGTATTGCGCGACAAGCTCACCCAATTCAACGCGCTGGTCGCCGATTTTGATGTGATCGTGCTGTCCGATTACGCCAAGGGCGGACTGGTCAATGTCGCCGAGATGATCGCCAAAGCCAAAGCGCTGGGCAAGCGGGTGCTGGTCGATCCCAAAGGGGACGATTTCACGCGTTATGCCGGTGCCTCGCTGCTGACGCCGAATCGTTCGGAACTCATACGCGTGATCGGCCCCTGGCATAACGAAGAAGAATTGACGACCAAGGCGCAAAATCTGCGTCAGTCACTGCACATGGAGGCGCTGCTGCTGACCCGTTCGGAAGAGGGCATGACCCTCTATCTGGATCAGCAGGTAGTGAATATTCCGGCGATGGCGCGGGAAGTGTTCGATGTTTCCGGTGCAGGCGACACGGTGATTGCAACCATGGCGGCCATGCTGGGCGCAGGTATGCCCCTGATTGACGCTGTGACCGTCGCCAATCGTGCTGGCGGCATTGTGGTCGGCAAGCTGGGTACTGCCACAGTGACCCGCGAAGAGTTGGGTATCTAG
- a CDS encoding UDP-glucose/GDP-mannose dehydrogenase family protein, producing MKITIVGTGYVGLVTGACLAELGNNVFCLDVDQSKIDLLNGGGIPIHEPGLEDVVKRNRQAGRLIFSTDIAASVAHGELQFIAVGTPPDEDGAADLQYVLAAARNIGKYMTGFKVIVDKSTVPVGTADKVTLALREELQQRGGAIADLGFSVVSNPEFLKEGAAVEDFMRPDRIVIGCDQTSDGIVAKQKMKTLYAPFNRNHERTFWMDVRSAEFTKYAANAMLATRISFMNELANLADQVGVDIEAVRHGIGSDPRIGHSFLYAGCGYGGSCFPKDVQALERTAREYGQDLLVLRAVEQVNNLQKHILGKKIVTRFGDDLSGRRFAVWGLAFKPNTDDMREASSRVLLGELIGRGASVAVYDPVAMKEARRVLELDFAGRPELLARIHFCEEPMAALDGADALVIVTEWKTFRSPDFGQLKACLKTPVIFDGRNLFEPSVMADAGFEYHGIGRSVLTRG from the coding sequence ATGAAAATAACAATTGTCGGCACCGGCTATGTTGGCCTCGTCACAGGCGCTTGTCTCGCCGAATTGGGAAATAACGTGTTTTGCCTCGACGTGGATCAGAGCAAAATCGACTTGTTGAACGGTGGAGGCATACCCATCCACGAGCCGGGTCTGGAAGATGTGGTCAAGCGTAACCGGCAAGCCGGCCGTTTGATTTTTTCCACGGATATTGCCGCCAGCGTGGCGCATGGCGAACTCCAGTTCATCGCGGTCGGCACTCCGCCCGATGAAGATGGCGCTGCCGATCTGCAATACGTACTGGCAGCGGCCCGCAATATCGGTAAATACATGACCGGCTTCAAGGTGATCGTCGACAAATCGACGGTGCCGGTCGGCACAGCCGACAAGGTCACGCTGGCTCTGCGCGAGGAACTTCAACAGCGCGGTGGCGCGATTGCCGATCTCGGATTTTCCGTCGTATCGAATCCCGAATTTCTGAAAGAAGGCGCGGCGGTTGAGGATTTCATGCGACCAGATCGCATCGTCATCGGTTGTGACCAGACCAGTGACGGTATTGTCGCGAAACAGAAAATGAAAACCCTGTATGCGCCCTTTAACCGAAATCATGAGCGCACTTTCTGGATGGATGTGCGCTCGGCTGAATTCACCAAATACGCCGCCAACGCCATGCTGGCCACCCGCATTTCCTTCATGAACGAGTTGGCCAATCTGGCCGATCAGGTGGGCGTCGATATTGAGGCAGTGCGCCACGGCATCGGCTCCGACCCGCGCATCGGTCACAGTTTTCTCTATGCGGGCTGCGGTTACGGCGGTTCGTGTTTCCCCAAGGATGTGCAGGCGCTGGAACGCACGGCGCGTGAATACGGCCAGGATTTGCTGGTGCTGCGCGCCGTCGAGCAAGTCAATAACCTGCAAAAACATATTCTTGGCAAAAAAATCGTTACCCGTTTTGGCGATGATCTGAGCGGACGCCGTTTCGCCGTATGGGGTCTGGCGTTCAAACCGAATACCGATGACATGCGCGAAGCCTCGTCCCGGGTGTTGCTGGGTGAACTGATCGGACGTGGCGCCAGTGTCGCGGTCTACGATCCGGTCGCCATGAAAGAGGCGCGCCGCGTACTGGAACTCGATTTCGCCGGCCGGCCGGAATTGCTGGCGCGTATCCATTTCTGCGAAGAGCCGATGGCAGCGCTCGACGGTGCGGATGCGCTGGTCATCGTGACCGAATGGAAAACCTTTCGCAGCCCTGATTTCGGGCAACTCAAGGCCTGTCTGAAAACGCCGGTGATTTTCGATGGCCGCAATCTGTTTGAGCCCTCCGTGATGGCCGATGCCGGATTTGAATACCATGGCATCGGGCGATCCGTGCTGACCCGAGGATAA
- the lapB gene encoding lipopolysaccharide assembly protein LapB produces MEFEFWWLLGIPVFFGLGWIAARIDINQLLSESRTLPRGYFKGLNFLLNEEPDKAIDAFIDIVKLDPETADMHFALGNLFRRRGETERAIRVHQNLLARPDLPLEQKLQAQYELGQDYLKAGLLDRAESTFYKLMNTLYTAQAGRALLEIYQREKEWLRAIKATEALQESGVGTRPKEIAQFYCELAEDELVHTDPDAAMVMLEKALAVDRNSVRATILLGDTHLAKGDREAALMAWRRVEHQSVPHVALVAQRLMDNYQAVGRPQEGVNLLRSYLAEAPSIDLLEVVFKAVLERDGVEAASQLAADELRRTPTLLGLDKFLEARLMNASAEVRPELAIVKTLVHGYTQKLARYQCSHCGFKARQFYWHCPGCNCWETYPPRRTEELNVMN; encoded by the coding sequence ATGGAATTTGAATTCTGGTGGTTGCTGGGCATTCCCGTGTTTTTCGGTCTCGGATGGATTGCGGCCCGGATCGACATTAATCAACTGCTGTCGGAATCCCGCACCTTGCCGCGTGGATATTTCAAAGGCCTGAATTTTCTACTGAACGAAGAGCCGGACAAGGCCATCGATGCCTTCATCGACATCGTCAAGCTCGATCCCGAAACCGCCGACATGCACTTTGCGCTGGGCAACCTGTTTCGCCGTCGCGGCGAGACGGAACGCGCCATCCGCGTGCATCAGAATTTGCTGGCACGACCCGATTTGCCGCTGGAGCAAAAACTGCAGGCGCAGTACGAGCTGGGACAGGATTACCTGAAAGCCGGTTTGCTGGATCGCGCCGAATCCACGTTTTACAAATTGATGAACACGCTCTATACCGCACAAGCCGGCCGCGCCCTGCTGGAAATCTATCAGCGCGAGAAAGAATGGCTGCGGGCGATCAAGGCAACCGAAGCCTTGCAGGAGTCTGGCGTTGGTACCCGACCCAAGGAAATCGCGCAGTTCTACTGTGAACTGGCGGAGGACGAGCTGGTGCATACCGATCCCGACGCTGCCATGGTCATGCTGGAGAAAGCCCTTGCCGTTGATCGCAACAGCGTGCGCGCCACCATATTGCTGGGCGATACGCATCTGGCGAAAGGCGACCGCGAAGCCGCATTGATGGCATGGCGTCGTGTGGAGCATCAGAGCGTGCCGCACGTCGCCTTAGTGGCGCAGCGGCTGATGGACAACTATCAAGCCGTAGGGCGACCACAGGAAGGCGTCAATTTGCTGCGCTCCTATCTGGCGGAAGCCCCCTCGATTGACTTGCTCGAAGTGGTCTTCAAGGCGGTACTCGAGCGCGACGGCGTCGAAGCCGCCAGTCAGTTGGCCGCCGATGAATTGCGCCGCACGCCGACTTTGCTGGGGCTGGATAAATTCCTGGAAGCCCGTCTGATGAACGCCTCGGCGGAAGTACGGCCCGAGCTGGCGATCGTCAAAACGCTGGTGCATGGCTATACCCAAAAACTGGCGCGCTATCAATGTTCGCATTGCGGTTTCAAGGCACGGCAGTTCTACTGGCACTGCCCCGGCTGCAACTGCTGGGAAACCTACCCGCCGCGCCGCACTGAAGAACTGAATGTGATGAATTGA
- a CDS encoding LapA family protein has translation MKIITRLLAAIFFIIFFSFALKNTQEITLHFFLGYQRSDPLVLVLLVCFVGGVILGVLAMIPTVLRHRREASRHKKALALIAKETEAQLRAQTSPQPDNIISPQHLI, from the coding sequence ATGAAAATTATCACCCGATTGTTAGCGGCCATTTTTTTCATCATTTTTTTCAGCTTTGCGCTAAAAAACACACAAGAAATCACGCTGCACTTTTTCCTCGGATATCAACGTAGCGACCCCTTGGTGCTGGTGCTGCTGGTCTGTTTTGTCGGCGGCGTGATACTAGGCGTTTTGGCGATGATTCCCACTGTGCTCAGACACCGGCGCGAAGCCTCCCGGCATAAAAAGGCACTGGCCCTGATCGCCAAAGAAACCGAAGCGCAGCTACGTGCGCAAACCTCGCCGCAACCCGACAACATCATCTCCCCCCAGCACCTCATTTAA
- a CDS encoding integration host factor subunit beta, translated as MTKSELIARLAERYPQLVAKDADYAVKTILDAMVDALSTGQRIEIRGFGSFSLNRRPPRIGRNPKSGEKVMVPEKRVPHFKPGKELRERVDAMAGQPILED; from the coding sequence ATGACAAAGTCTGAGCTGATTGCTCGTTTGGCCGAGCGTTATCCGCAGCTGGTAGCTAAAGATGCGGATTACGCGGTCAAAACGATACTCGACGCCATGGTCGATGCGCTGTCCACAGGGCAGCGTATCGAAATCCGCGGTTTTGGTAGTTTTTCGCTGAACCGCAGACCACCGCGCATCGGACGTAATCCTAAGTCTGGCGAAAAAGTGATGGTGCCCGAAAAACGGGTACCCCATTTCAAGCCGGGTAAAGAGTTACGCGAACGGGTGGACGCCATGGCGGGACAGCCAATTCTGGAAGACTGA
- the rpsA gene encoding 30S ribosomal protein S1: MSTTTILAAGSAGSSEFAALFEESLSRQDMRSGEVISAEVVRLDHNFVIVNAGLKSEAFIPIEEFKNDNGELEVSVGDFISVAIESLENGFGDTILSRDKAKRLASWLSLEKAMESGEIVIGTVNGKVKGGLTVLTNGIRAFLPGSLVDTRPVKDTTPFEGKTLEFKVIKLDRKRNNVVLSRRAVIEASMGEERQKLMETLKEGTVVTGVVKNITDYGAFVDLGGIDGLLHITDLAWRRVRHPSEVLTVGQEITAKVLKYDQEKNRVSLGVKQLGDDPWTGLSRRYPQSTRLFGKVTNLTDYGAFVEVEQGIEGLVHVSEMDWTNKNVAPNKVVQLGDEVEVMVLEIDEERRRISLGMKQCKANPWDDFAVTHKKGDKVRGAIKSITDFGVFIGLTGNIDGLVHLSDLSWIETGEEAVRRFKKGDELEAIVLAIDVERERVSLGVKQLEGDPFNNYSAMNDKGALVTGIVKSVEPKGAVIQLSEEVEGYLRASEISRDRVEDAGTHLKVGDSVEAMVLNIDRKARSIQLSIKAKDNVDTQEAMQKMSTASDSNAASGTTSLGALLKAKFDNKN; encoded by the coding sequence ATGTCAACCACTACTATCCTTGCTGCTGGCTCTGCCGGTTCCAGCGAATTCGCTGCTCTGTTTGAAGAGTCGCTATCACGTCAAGATATGCGCTCCGGCGAAGTTATCTCGGCGGAAGTCGTTCGTCTCGACCACAATTTTGTGATCGTCAACGCAGGCCTCAAATCTGAAGCCTTTATCCCAATCGAAGAATTCAAGAACGACAACGGTGAACTCGAAGTCAGCGTCGGTGACTTCATCTCCGTTGCTATCGAATCACTGGAAAACGGTTTCGGTGACACTATCCTGTCGCGCGACAAGGCCAAGCGTCTGGCATCGTGGCTCTCGCTGGAAAAAGCGATGGAGTCCGGCGAGATTGTTATCGGTACTGTCAATGGCAAGGTCAAGGGCGGTCTGACCGTTCTGACCAACGGCATTCGTGCCTTCCTGCCGGGTTCGCTGGTCGATACCCGTCCGGTCAAGGACACCACGCCGTTCGAAGGCAAAACGCTGGAATTCAAGGTCATCAAGCTGGACCGCAAGCGCAACAACGTGGTGCTGTCGCGCCGCGCTGTCATCGAAGCATCGATGGGCGAAGAGCGTCAAAAGCTGATGGAAACGCTGAAAGAAGGCACCGTGGTTACCGGCGTCGTCAAGAACATCACCGACTATGGCGCATTCGTGGATCTGGGCGGTATCGATGGTCTGTTGCACATCACCGATCTGGCATGGCGTCGTGTGCGTCATCCTTCGGAAGTGCTCACCGTCGGTCAGGAAATTACGGCCAAGGTCCTCAAGTACGATCAAGAAAAGAACCGCGTTTCTCTGGGCGTCAAGCAATTGGGCGACGATCCATGGACTGGCCTGTCACGTCGTTACCCACAAAGCACACGTCTGTTCGGTAAGGTCACCAATCTGACCGACTATGGCGCATTCGTTGAAGTCGAGCAGGGTATCGAAGGTTTGGTCCACGTTTCCGAAATGGACTGGACTAACAAGAACGTGGCACCAAACAAGGTCGTTCAATTGGGCGACGAAGTGGAAGTCATGGTTCTGGAAATCGACGAAGAACGTCGTCGTATCAGCCTGGGTATGAAGCAGTGCAAAGCCAATCCTTGGGATGACTTTGCAGTGACCCACAAAAAGGGTGACAAGGTTCGCGGCGCGATCAAGTCGATCACTGACTTCGGCGTGTTCATCGGCCTGACCGGCAATATCGACGGTCTGGTGCATCTGTCCGACCTGTCCTGGATCGAAACCGGCGAAGAAGCCGTGCGTCGCTTCAAAAAGGGCGACGAGCTGGAAGCTATCGTGTTGGCCATCGATGTCGAACGCGAACGCGTATCGCTGGGCGTCAAGCAACTCGAAGGCGATCCGTTCAACAACTACTCGGCAATGAACGACAAGGGCGCGCTGGTTACCGGCATCGTCAAGTCGGTCGAGCCTAAGGGCGCTGTGATCCAGTTGTCCGAAGAAGTTGAAGGCTATCTGCGTGCTTCCGAAATCTCCCGCGACCGCGTGGAAGATGCCGGTACTCACCTGAAAGTGGGCGACAGCGTCGAAGCAATGGTCCTCAACATCGATCGCAAAGCTCGCAGCATCCAGCTGTCGATCAAGGCGAAAGACAATGTCGATACGCAAGAAGCCATGCAAAAAATGTCGACCGCCTCCGACTCCAATGCAGCATCGGGCACTACCAGCCTGGGCGCTTTGTTGAAGGCAAAATTCGACAACAAGAACTAA
- the cmk gene encoding (d)CMP kinase, translated as MNSSIPVITIDGPTASGKGTVAHLVAQHFGFHVLDSGCLYRLTALSALRRAAPLNDEHAIAKLGEHLQCHFSGTHVFLGNEDVTAAIRAEEVGNTASRIAALPMVRHALYGLQQSFRKAPGLVADGRDMGTVIFPHARLKVFLTASVEARAQRRYKQLIDKGFSASMQDLSKDLAERDARDMNRASAPLKPATDAHLLDTSGMSAEEAVAQVIGWYLAL; from the coding sequence ATGAACAGCAGTATTCCCGTAATTACCATCGACGGCCCGACCGCTTCCGGCAAGGGCACCGTTGCGCATCTGGTAGCGCAGCACTTTGGCTTCCATGTCCTCGACTCCGGCTGTCTGTACCGGCTGACCGCTTTGTCGGCGTTGCGCAGGGCGGCGCCGCTCAATGACGAACATGCCATTGCCAAGCTGGGAGAGCATTTGCAATGCCATTTTTCCGGGACGCATGTGTTTTTGGGCAACGAAGATGTCACCGCGGCAATTCGGGCCGAAGAAGTGGGCAATACCGCTTCGCGCATTGCCGCATTGCCAATGGTGCGACATGCGCTGTACGGCTTGCAGCAGAGCTTTCGCAAGGCCCCGGGACTGGTGGCGGACGGACGCGATATGGGGACGGTCATTTTCCCGCATGCCCGGCTGAAGGTGTTTTTGACCGCCAGCGTGGAGGCGCGCGCCCAAAGACGCTATAAGCAATTGATTGACAAGGGTTTTTCTGCTAGTATGCAAGACCTTTCAAAGGATTTGGCTGAACGGGACGCACGGGATATGAATCGGGCGTCTGCGCCGCTAAAACCAGCGACCGATGCACACTTACTGGATACGTCCGGCATGAGTGCAGAAGAAGCGGTGGCTCAGGTCATCGGCTGGTATTTAGCGTTATAA
- the aroA gene encoding 3-phosphoshikimate 1-carboxyvinyltransferase: protein MKSISYPRYIDLHPVAHVQGRVKLPGSKSISNRTLLLAALAEGVSDIKDLLASDDTLVMLMALQQLGVKWEQREGSRDYLVHGVDGVLPVHQADLFMGNAGTAIRPLTAALAVLGGDYTLHGVPRMHERPIGDLVDALNAVGMRIEYTGNPGYPPLHIRRGQLNAQKMQVRGNVSSQFLTALLMAAPMMAREQPLTIEVAGELISKPYIEITLNLMQRFGVEVERDGWQSFTVAAGQRYRSPGVIHVEGDASSASYFLAAGMIAGGPVRVEGVGKNSIQGDVRLVDALRQMGAEITVGDNWIEASSNGVLKPIDIDLNHIPDAAMTLAVAALYTDGTSTLRNIGSWRVKETDRLAAMATELRKLGATVEEGADYLRVTPPAALTPATIDTYDDHRMAMCFSLASLDGAARRGVAVRINDPACVGKTFPEYFSVFADIARQTLI, encoded by the coding sequence ATGAAATCTATTTCTTACCCGCGTTATATCGATCTGCACCCCGTGGCGCATGTGCAGGGACGCGTCAAATTGCCGGGTTCCAAGAGCATTTCCAATCGCACCCTGTTGCTGGCGGCTTTGGCCGAAGGCGTCAGCGACATCAAGGACTTGCTGGCGTCCGACGATACCCTGGTCATGCTGATGGCCTTGCAACAACTGGGCGTCAAGTGGGAACAGCGCGAAGGCAGTCGTGATTATCTGGTGCATGGCGTCGATGGCGTTTTGCCGGTGCATCAGGCCGATCTGTTCATGGGCAATGCCGGTACGGCAATCCGTCCTTTGACGGCGGCGCTGGCGGTACTCGGCGGGGATTACACTCTGCACGGCGTACCGCGCATGCATGAGCGACCTATCGGCGATCTGGTCGATGCGCTCAATGCGGTAGGCATGCGGATCGAATACACGGGAAATCCCGGTTATCCGCCCTTGCATATTCGACGCGGCCAGCTGAACGCGCAAAAGATGCAGGTGCGCGGCAATGTTTCCAGCCAGTTCCTCACTGCCCTGCTGATGGCCGCACCAATGATGGCACGAGAGCAGCCGCTGACGATCGAGGTAGCGGGCGAACTGATTTCAAAGCCCTATATAGAAATCACACTGAACCTGATGCAGCGCTTCGGCGTCGAGGTGGAACGCGATGGCTGGCAATCGTTTACGGTTGCTGCCGGACAGCGTTATCGCAGTCCGGGTGTGATCCATGTCGAGGGCGACGCTTCTTCCGCCTCGTATTTTCTGGCGGCAGGGATGATTGCCGGCGGACCGGTACGGGTCGAGGGCGTGGGGAAAAACAGCATCCAGGGCGACGTCCGTCTGGTCGATGCCTTGCGTCAGATGGGGGCGGAGATTACGGTCGGTGACAACTGGATCGAAGCCTCCTCGAATGGCGTACTGAAACCGATCGACATTGATCTTAACCATATTCCCGATGCAGCGATGACCCTCGCGGTCGCTGCGTTGTACACCGACGGTACCAGCACGCTGCGCAATATCGGCAGCTGGCGCGTGAAGGAAACCGACCGCCTGGCCGCGATGGCGACTGAATTGCGCAAACTGGGCGCGACGGTGGAGGAGGGCGCTGACTATCTGCGCGTGACCCCGCCGGCAGCATTGACTCCGGCCACTATCGATACGTATGACGATCACCGGATGGCCATGTGCTTTTCGCTGGCCTCACTGGACGGCGCGGCACGACGCGGCGTGGCAGTGCGCATCAACGACCCGGCGTGCGTGGGCAAGACCTTTCCCGAGTATTTCAGCGTATTCGCCGATATCGCCCGCCAGACTTTGATTTGA
- a CDS encoding prephenate dehydrogenase, with product MILRKVVVFGVGLIGGSFALALKQAGVATQIVGIGRSKASLQRALELGIVDEISESVSAVSGADLVLIATPVAQTAGILSAIVPYLDAATVVTDAGSTKSDVVAAARKALGDKIGQFVPGHPIAGAEASGPDAATAALYRGKKVVLTALPENSSAAVALVTQAWQQCGAILHALTPEMHDQVFAAVSHLPHLLAFALVDDLARKPHADTLFQYAASGFRDFTRIAGSSPEMWRDIALANRDALLQELDDYQTQLLRMRSLLEQGDAAGLESLFHSARQARHDWLAAIEASQPPPVLPL from the coding sequence ATGATCTTGCGTAAAGTAGTGGTGTTTGGCGTTGGTCTGATCGGCGGCTCGTTTGCGCTGGCGCTGAAGCAGGCGGGCGTGGCCACGCAGATTGTCGGGATAGGCCGTAGCAAGGCATCGCTACAGCGGGCGCTGGAGCTGGGCATTGTCGATGAGATCAGCGAGTCGGTGTCGGCAGTCAGCGGTGCCGATCTGGTACTGATTGCCACGCCGGTAGCGCAAACCGCCGGCATTTTGAGCGCCATCGTCCCGTATCTGGATGCTGCTACCGTTGTCACCGACGCCGGCAGCACCAAGAGCGACGTCGTCGCGGCCGCACGAAAGGCGCTGGGCGACAAAATAGGACAGTTCGTACCCGGCCATCCGATTGCCGGTGCCGAAGCCAGCGGCCCCGATGCTGCTACGGCTGCGCTCTATCGTGGCAAAAAAGTGGTGCTGACGGCTTTGCCGGAAAATTCGTCTGCCGCCGTCGCGCTGGTCACGCAAGCCTGGCAACAGTGCGGGGCTATCCTGCACGCGCTCACCCCCGAAATGCACGATCAGGTATTTGCCGCCGTCAGCCATCTGCCGCACTTGCTGGCGTTCGCTCTGGTGGACGATCTGGCGCGCAAGCCGCATGCCGATACCCTGTTTCAGTACGCTGCCAGCGGTTTCCGCGATTTCACCAGGATTGCCGGTTCTTCGCCTGAAATGTGGCGCGATATTGCGCTGGCCAACCGTGATGCACTGTTACAAGAACTGGACGATTACCAGACCCAACTGCTCCGTATGCGCAGCTTGCTGGAGCAGGGCGACGCGGCTGGACTGGAATCACTGTTTCACAGCGCCAGACAGGCCCGCCACGACTGGCTTGCCGCGATTGAAGCCAGCCAACCTCCTCCTGTCTTACCCCTTTAA